In one window of Tellurirhabdus rosea DNA:
- the fdhD gene encoding formate dehydrogenase accessory sulfurtransferase FdhD, translating into MAFISAKTIVRVQKDRISEEPDLLAVEEPLQIRLGFGPQDARQQRTLVVTMRTPGNDEELALGYLLAEGIIRSGADVLSCRYCVQDATKQTNDLRVELHPKIELDWSRHERSAVGSAACGLCGKTSIEAVQTLATGPVSQGFRISSQNLFALPDRLREQQRAFTHTGGLHAAALFNADGEILLLREDIGRHNALDKLIGAALWRNWTPASAYGVLVSGRVGYELVQKCWMAGVPLLAALGAPSSLAVEMAEEAGMSLIGFLKETRYNRYTNHKIDF; encoded by the coding sequence ATGGCTTTTATTTCAGCGAAAACGATTGTCCGGGTTCAGAAAGACCGCATCTCCGAAGAGCCGGACCTGCTGGCGGTGGAAGAACCGCTGCAAATCCGGCTGGGATTCGGTCCTCAGGATGCCCGGCAGCAGCGAACGCTGGTCGTGACCATGCGGACGCCCGGAAACGACGAGGAACTGGCCCTGGGCTACCTGTTGGCAGAAGGAATCATCCGGAGCGGGGCGGACGTGCTGTCGTGCCGGTATTGTGTGCAGGATGCCACCAAGCAGACCAACGACCTGCGCGTGGAACTGCATCCCAAAATAGAACTGGACTGGTCGCGGCACGAACGTTCGGCGGTGGGTTCGGCAGCCTGCGGCCTGTGCGGCAAAACGTCGATTGAGGCCGTACAGACGTTGGCGACCGGGCCGGTGTCGCAGGGCTTTCGGATTTCTTCCCAGAATTTGTTTGCCCTGCCGGATCGTCTGCGCGAGCAGCAGCGGGCCTTTACGCACACGGGCGGCCTGCACGCGGCGGCCCTGTTCAACGCAGACGGCGAAATCCTGCTGCTGCGGGAGGACATCGGTCGGCACAACGCGCTGGACAAGCTCATCGGCGCGGCTCTCTGGCGAAACTGGACGCCGGCCTCGGCTTACGGGGTGCTGGTGAGCGGGCGCGTGGGGTACGAACTGGTACAGAAGTGCTGGATGGCCGGTGTACCGCTCCTGGCGGCGCTGGGCGCCCCGTCGAGTCTTGCGGTGGAAATGGCCGAGGAGGCGGGCATGTCGCTGATCGGATTTCTGAAAGAAACCAGGTACAATCGGTATACGAATCATAAAATTGACTTCTGA
- a CDS encoding FdhF/YdeP family oxidoreductase, which translates to MKIAPETLTGLRLSRPANTAAGVPAVLNSVRHVLAATELARGWKALMALNQKDGYDCPSCAWPDPDSHRSALGEYCENGAKAVADEVMTRHSASPVLFQRYSVLNLLEKSDFWLGQQGRLTQPMVIRPGATHYEPISWEAAFDLIADELNNLTSPDEAVFYTSGRTSNEAAFLYQLFVRMFGTNNLPDCSNMCHESTGVALAETIGLGKASITYDDFEQAEVIMIMGQNPGTNAPRMLTPLEAAKRAGATIIAVNPLFETGLKAFQHPQSPRDLLLGGQKLTDIYVKIRINADLAFLKAVGKLLWEEEKKAPGTVFDPGFIDAQTAGFEKYRETLEAADVAELAEQCGLTVAQIQEVADTLKHKKRLIICWAMGLTQHRNAVATIREVINLLLAKGSIGIPGGGAAPIRGHSNVQGDRTMGIWERPKPEFLDKMKEVFGFEPPRRHGYSTVEAVEAMHAGRAKVFFGMGGNFLMAVSDTNYAAEAMQRCSLTVQVSTKLNRSHLIHGRTALILPCLGRSERDVQATGEQFVTTEGTTGVVQMSRGVLEPVSPHLKSEVAIVAELAKRCTPGLKSGNTWEALVANYDRIRDLIERVIPGFERYNERVRQPGGFYLPNGPRERRFTTPDGKAHFTVNLPEVISLKNNELLLMTIRSHDQFNTTVYGLDDRYRGIHNERRVVLMNATDIDRLGLEAQQVVNLHSHYNGIRRTAERFVIVPYDIPPGNAAAYFPETNVLIPIDSVAEKSLTPTSKSIVITIESCKV; encoded by the coding sequence ATGAAAATTGCTCCTGAAACCCTGACCGGCCTTCGCCTGAGCCGACCCGCCAATACAGCCGCCGGTGTTCCCGCCGTTCTGAATTCCGTGCGGCACGTTCTGGCGGCTACGGAACTCGCGCGCGGCTGGAAAGCCCTGATGGCCCTGAATCAGAAAGATGGGTACGACTGCCCGTCCTGCGCCTGGCCGGACCCCGACAGCCACCGGTCGGCGCTGGGCGAATACTGTGAAAACGGGGCGAAGGCCGTCGCCGATGAAGTGATGACGCGCCATTCGGCCTCGCCGGTCCTGTTTCAGCGGTATTCGGTGCTGAATTTGCTCGAAAAATCAGACTTTTGGCTCGGCCAACAGGGGCGTCTGACGCAGCCGATGGTGATTCGTCCCGGCGCGACACACTACGAGCCCATCAGCTGGGAAGCGGCTTTTGACCTGATTGCCGACGAACTGAACAACCTGACTTCGCCCGACGAAGCCGTCTTTTACACTTCCGGCCGGACCAGCAACGAGGCGGCTTTTCTGTACCAGCTGTTTGTGCGGATGTTCGGAACCAACAACCTGCCGGACTGTTCGAACATGTGCCACGAATCGACCGGAGTGGCCCTCGCGGAAACCATCGGGCTGGGCAAGGCGTCGATTACGTACGACGATTTCGAGCAGGCCGAGGTCATCATGATTATGGGGCAGAACCCCGGCACCAACGCGCCCCGCATGCTCACGCCGCTCGAAGCCGCCAAACGGGCCGGAGCAACCATCATCGCCGTGAATCCGCTGTTCGAAACGGGCCTGAAAGCGTTTCAGCACCCGCAGAGCCCCCGCGACCTGCTGCTGGGCGGACAGAAACTGACGGACATTTACGTCAAAATCCGGATCAATGCCGATCTGGCTTTCCTGAAAGCCGTGGGAAAGCTGCTTTGGGAAGAAGAGAAAAAAGCGCCCGGAACGGTGTTCGACCCCGGTTTCATCGACGCCCAAACCGCCGGTTTCGAGAAGTACCGCGAAACACTGGAGGCCGCCGACGTGGCAGAACTGGCCGAACAGTGCGGGCTGACCGTAGCCCAGATACAGGAGGTGGCCGACACGCTGAAGCACAAAAAGCGCCTCATCATTTGCTGGGCCATGGGCCTGACGCAGCACCGGAACGCCGTAGCGACCATCCGGGAGGTGATCAATCTGCTGCTGGCAAAGGGCAGCATCGGCATTCCGGGTGGCGGCGCGGCCCCCATCCGGGGGCACAGCAACGTGCAGGGCGACCGCACGATGGGCATCTGGGAGCGACCAAAGCCTGAATTTCTGGACAAAATGAAAGAGGTTTTCGGCTTCGAGCCGCCGCGCCGCCACGGTTATAGCACGGTAGAGGCCGTGGAGGCCATGCACGCGGGGCGGGCGAAAGTCTTCTTCGGCATGGGCGGCAACTTTCTGATGGCCGTTTCCGATACCAACTACGCCGCTGAAGCCATGCAACGCTGTTCGCTGACGGTGCAGGTATCCACCAAACTGAACCGCTCTCACCTGATTCACGGCCGAACGGCGCTGATTCTGCCCTGTCTGGGCCGGTCGGAACGGGACGTGCAGGCGACGGGCGAGCAGTTTGTCACGACCGAGGGAACAACGGGCGTCGTGCAGATGTCCAGAGGCGTGCTGGAGCCGGTTTCACCGCATCTGAAAAGCGAAGTGGCGATTGTGGCCGAACTGGCCAAACGCTGTACTCCCGGGCTGAAGTCCGGGAATACGTGGGAGGCGCTTGTCGCTAATTACGACCGCATCCGCGACCTGATCGAGCGGGTCATTCCCGGGTTCGAGCGGTACAACGAGCGGGTCCGGCAGCCGGGCGGGTTCTACCTGCCCAACGGACCCCGGGAGCGCCGGTTTACGACGCCGGACGGCAAAGCGCATTTCACCGTAAATCTTCCGGAAGTCATTTCGCTCAAAAACAACGAGTTGTTATTGATGACCATCCGCAGCCACGACCAGTTCAACACGACGGTTTACGGGCTTGATGATCGTTACCGGGGCATTCACAACGAGCGGCGGGTGGTATTGATGAACGCCACCGACATTGACCGGCTGGGACTTGAGGCGCAGCAGGTGGTCAATCTTCATAGCCATTACAACGGCATCCGGCGCACGGCCGAGCGGTTTGTCATTGTGCCCTACGACATTCCGCCGGGCAACGCAGCGGCGTATTTCCCCGAAACCAACGTGCTGATACCCATTGACAGCGTCGCCGAAAAAAGCCTGACGCCAACGTCGAAGTCCATCGTCATTACAATAGAATCGTGTAAAGTATAA
- a CDS encoding SDR family NAD(P)-dependent oxidoreductase — MPTILLTGGNGGLGRTVTQTLIRNGHTLFATHEAGHALPQAANLTPIEADLRDEAACQRAVAQSVAAGGTLDAAVLLAGGFAMGSLAETDYAAVEKMFQINFQTAYNLVRPVVAQMEKQPEGGRIVLIGARPALAPEAGQHMVAYALSKSLVMHLSELINAAGKAKNIVSTVILPSTIDTPANREAMPDANPESWVSPADLAELIQFVTFGPGRMLREPVLKAYNRA, encoded by the coding sequence ATGCCAACCATTCTTCTCACCGGCGGCAACGGCGGCCTCGGCCGTACGGTCACGCAGACCCTTATCCGGAACGGACACACCCTTTTTGCCACCCACGAAGCCGGACATGCCCTTCCTCAGGCCGCCAACCTGACACCCATCGAAGCGGATCTGCGCGACGAAGCCGCCTGCCAGCGCGCGGTGGCACAGTCCGTCGCCGCCGGAGGAACGCTCGATGCGGCCGTTCTGCTGGCGGGCGGTTTTGCGATGGGGTCGCTGGCGGAGACCGATTACGCGGCCGTCGAAAAAATGTTCCAGATCAATTTCCAGACGGCTTACAACCTCGTCCGGCCGGTGGTGGCGCAGATGGAAAAACAGCCGGAAGGCGGGCGGATCGTGCTTATCGGCGCGCGGCCGGCCCTGGCCCCCGAAGCCGGACAGCACATGGTCGCCTACGCGCTTTCGAAGTCGCTGGTGATGCATCTTTCCGAACTCATCAACGCGGCGGGCAAGGCGAAGAATATCGTCTCAACGGTGATTCTGCCCAGTACCATCGACACGCCCGCCAACCGCGAGGCCATGCCCGATGCGAATCCCGAAAGCTGGGTCAGCCCCGCCGATCTGGCCGAGCTGATTCAGTTTGTGACCTTCGGGCCGGGCCGGATGCTGCGGGAGCCGGTGTTGAAAGCGTACAACCGCGCCTGA